Proteins found in one Coriobacteriia bacterium genomic segment:
- a CDS encoding sulfide/dihydroorotate dehydrogenase-like FAD/NAD-binding protein, with protein sequence MFRIVHKRQLSDTVYEMGVEAPRIARKARAGQFLMVRADASGERIPLTFSDWSAEEGWVRFIFMRVGKTTHQLAHMEVGDSLADVVGPLGVPTHVEGVGRVAIVGGGVGAAVAYPVARAMAEAGAEVTVILGARTADLLVLEEQLRALPLKELIVVTDDGTAGRKGLVTHPLKELCEAGAIDAAFAVGPAIMMKFCAATTKEFGVPTTVSLNPIMVDGTGMCGACRVSIDGVTKFGCVEGPDFDGHAVDWEELMSRQRVYTEDERDADAEFTRSCKCRH encoded by the coding sequence ATGTTCCGTATCGTCCACAAACGCCAGCTGTCAGACACCGTCTATGAGATGGGTGTCGAAGCGCCGCGCATCGCTAGGAAAGCCCGTGCGGGCCAGTTTCTCATGGTGCGGGCGGACGCATCCGGCGAGCGCATCCCCCTGACGTTTTCCGACTGGTCCGCCGAGGAAGGCTGGGTCCGCTTCATCTTCATGCGTGTCGGCAAGACAACACACCAACTCGCGCACATGGAGGTGGGGGACTCACTCGCCGATGTCGTCGGGCCGCTCGGCGTGCCGACGCACGTCGAGGGAGTGGGGCGCGTCGCGATCGTAGGCGGCGGCGTGGGCGCGGCGGTGGCGTACCCGGTCGCGCGTGCGATGGCCGAGGCCGGAGCCGAGGTCACCGTGATTCTCGGCGCGAGGACGGCCGACCTGCTGGTGCTCGAAGAACAGCTTCGTGCGTTGCCGCTCAAGGAACTCATCGTCGTCACCGACGACGGAACTGCCGGGCGCAAGGGGCTCGTCACGCACCCGCTCAAGGAGCTGTGCGAGGCCGGTGCGATCGACGCTGCCTTCGCGGTCGGTCCCGCAATTATGATGAAGTTTTGTGCCGCGACTACGAAGGAATTCGGTGTGCCGACGACGGTGTCCTTGAACCCGATCATGGTGGACGGCACCGGAATGTGCGGCGCGTGCCGCGTCTCGATCGACGGAGTCACCAAGTTCGGCTGCGTGGAAGGTCCCGACTTCGATGGGCACGCGGTCGACTGGGAAGAGCTGATGAGCCGCCAGCGCGTCTACACCGAGGACGAGCGTGACGCCGATGCCGAGTTCACCAGGAGCTGCAAATGCCGCCACTAG